Proteins from a single region of Pyxidicoccus xibeiensis:
- a CDS encoding type IV pilus twitching motility protein PilT has protein sequence MANLHQLLKAMVEKGASDLHVTTGSPPQLRVDGELVPLKTAPLTPVETKQLCYSILTDAQKHKFEEDNELDLSFGVKGLSRFRANIFMQRGAVAGAFRTIPFKILTFQELGLPPVVAELVKKPRGLILVTGPTGSGKSTTLASMIDKINTERHEHIMTIEDPIEYLHPHKNCLVNQREVGADTRNFKTALKYILRQDPDVVLVGELRDLETIEAALTIAETGHICYATLHTNSAVQTINRVLDVFPPYQQPQVRAQLSFVLEGVMSQALVAKAGGPGRILALEVMVPNPAIRNLIREDKVHQIYSSMQVGQAKFGMQTFNQALAALLIRRLISQDEAFGRSSDPEELRNILASGGAGLPGMPQQRPAGGAGAR, from the coding sequence GTGGCCAACCTGCACCAGCTCCTCAAGGCGATGGTCGAGAAGGGCGCTTCCGACCTCCACGTCACCACCGGCTCTCCGCCGCAGCTTCGAGTCGACGGCGAGCTCGTCCCCTTGAAGACGGCGCCGTTGACTCCGGTGGAGACCAAGCAGCTCTGCTACTCCATCCTCACGGACGCCCAGAAGCACAAGTTCGAAGAGGACAACGAGCTGGACCTGTCCTTCGGTGTGAAGGGCCTGTCGCGCTTCCGCGCCAACATCTTCATGCAGCGTGGCGCGGTGGCCGGCGCGTTCCGGACCATTCCCTTCAAGATTTTGACGTTCCAGGAGCTGGGCCTGCCGCCCGTCGTCGCGGAGCTGGTGAAGAAGCCCCGCGGCCTCATCCTGGTGACGGGCCCCACGGGCTCGGGCAAGTCCACCACGCTGGCCTCGATGATCGACAAGATCAACACCGAGCGTCATGAGCACATCATGACCATCGAGGACCCCATCGAGTACCTGCACCCGCACAAGAACTGCCTCGTGAACCAGCGCGAGGTGGGCGCGGACACGCGCAACTTCAAGACGGCCCTCAAGTACATCCTCCGCCAGGACCCGGACGTGGTGCTCGTCGGCGAGCTCCGCGATTTGGAGACCATCGAAGCGGCGCTCACCATCGCCGAGACGGGCCACATCTGCTACGCCACGCTACACACCAATAGCGCGGTGCAGACCATCAACCGCGTGCTGGACGTGTTCCCGCCGTACCAGCAGCCGCAGGTGCGCGCCCAGCTCTCCTTCGTGCTCGAGGGCGTGATGAGCCAGGCGCTGGTGGCCAAGGCGGGCGGCCCCGGCCGCATCCTCGCGCTGGAGGTGATGGTGCCCAACCCCGCCATCCGCAACCTCATCCGCGAGGACAAGGTCCACCAGATCTACTCCTCCATGCAGGTCGGCCAGGCGAAGTTCGGCATGCAGACCTTCAATCAGGCGCTGGCGGCGCTGCTCATCCGCCGGCTCATCTCCCAGGACGAGGCCTTCGGTCGCTCCAGCGACCCGGAGGAGCTGCGCAACATCCTGGCCAGTGGTGGTGCGGGCCTCCCGGGCATGCCGCAGCAGCGGCCAGCCGGGGGAGCGGGCGCTCGTTAG
- a CDS encoding type II secretion system F family protein: protein MAAPAVQQKMAAPKKNTAQFLWEAKTKSGEVKKGEMEALDTEAVNARLKSLGLNPTKVRKKGALDGAISMPGIGGVTGKDILVFTRQFATMIDAGLPLVQCLDILASQMDNPAFKKVLFAIKGKVEQGSTFADALKDHPKVFDELYTQLCAAGEVGGILDSILNRLAAYREKSEKLKRKVKGAMTYPAIVILVAIGVTALLLLKVTPVFEKMFSDFGSALPAPTQFVVDFSKFAQAYVFHVIVGVVVLAVSFTWTYRQPRGRKFWDKVFLKMPLFGSVLRKVAVARFTRTLGTMLSSGVPILDALDVTAKTAGNRTVEEAIYYVRSKISEGKNIAGPLAETKVFPSMVVQMIGVGEATGAMDTMLNKIADFYDDEVDTAVSSLTAMIEPLLMVFLGGVVGGFLIAMYLPIFSIAGAIK, encoded by the coding sequence ATGGCAGCACCGGCAGTGCAGCAGAAGATGGCAGCGCCCAAGAAGAACACGGCCCAGTTCCTCTGGGAGGCGAAGACCAAGAGCGGCGAGGTCAAGAAGGGCGAGATGGAGGCCCTCGACACCGAGGCCGTCAACGCGCGCCTCAAGTCGCTCGGGCTCAATCCCACCAAGGTGCGCAAGAAGGGCGCCCTGGATGGCGCCATCTCCATGCCGGGCATCGGCGGGGTGACGGGCAAGGACATCCTCGTCTTCACCCGGCAGTTCGCCACGATGATCGACGCCGGCCTGCCGCTGGTGCAGTGCCTCGACATCCTGGCCAGCCAGATGGACAACCCCGCCTTCAAGAAGGTGTTGTTCGCCATCAAGGGCAAGGTGGAGCAGGGCAGCACCTTCGCTGACGCCCTGAAGGACCACCCCAAGGTCTTCGACGAGCTCTACACCCAGCTGTGCGCCGCGGGTGAGGTGGGCGGTATCCTCGACTCCATCCTCAACCGGCTCGCCGCCTACCGCGAGAAGAGCGAGAAGCTCAAGCGCAAGGTCAAGGGCGCGATGACCTACCCGGCCATCGTCATCCTGGTGGCCATCGGCGTGACGGCGCTGCTGCTGCTGAAGGTGACGCCGGTGTTCGAGAAGATGTTCTCGGACTTCGGCTCCGCGCTGCCGGCTCCCACCCAGTTCGTGGTGGACTTCTCCAAGTTCGCGCAGGCGTACGTCTTCCACGTCATCGTCGGCGTCGTCGTGCTGGCGGTCTCCTTCACCTGGACCTACCGCCAGCCCCGGGGCCGCAAGTTCTGGGACAAGGTCTTCCTGAAGATGCCGCTGTTCGGGTCGGTGCTCCGCAAGGTGGCCGTGGCCCGCTTCACCCGCACGCTGGGCACCATGCTCTCCTCCGGCGTGCCCATCCTCGACGCGCTGGACGTCACCGCCAAGACGGCCGGTAACCGCACGGTGGAAGAGGCCATCTACTACGTGCGGAGCAAGATCTCCGAGGGCAAGAACATCGCGGGCCCGCTGGCGGAGACCAAGGTGTTCCCCTCCATGGTGGTGCAGATGATTGGCGTCGGTGAGGCCACCGGCGCCATGGACACCATGCTCAACAAGATCGCCGACTTCTATGACGACGAGGTCGACACCGCCGTCAGCTCGCTCACCGCCATGATTGAGCCGCTGCTCATGGTGTTCCTCGGCGGCGTGGTCGGTGGCTTCCTCATCGCCATGTACCTGCCCATCTTCTCCATTGCCGGCGCCATCAAGTAG
- a CDS encoding two-component system sensor histidine kinase NtrB, which yields MPAPSSSSHPAGGRGPSHPEELRRKLTWLIAFRLVATSLSLVAIVLRLLAQTPAEPDRGDWFAFSIIGFIYLLSLVTAVAVRRGRWTLPAVITQVLGDLVIATVLVVLTGGGDSPFTFTYSLAVISGAILLERRGALALAAAGSVIYAGVVLGLYEGLGEPVLSRRAPFLLVSHVLALFLVAVLAGYLSRQLSAAGGALSAKEKDLHRLETLQAQILACMPSGLVTCDAKGQVTFVNHAAGAILGIDVEKGRERMLEELLPGALHLGRRTSRRELTVRTPAGERILGLSTTPLEDEREGALLIVFQDLTELRRMEDGLRRADRLAALGTMSAQLAHEIRNPLAAMKGSAQLLGQDRTADAATVKLTGVLVREADRLSRLVEDFLRFARPPTPSRREVRLDQLVAETMEMLRGDPLARDVRLEVGTGEAPVDVRVDPDQLQQVLLNLARNALQATGAQGLVRVEVARSDGEVVLKVWNSGAPIPRTDLPRLFEPFFTTREGGTGLGLASAHSIIRAHGGDIRVHSEEGAGTEFAVILPVQAAGSPGSSLSGPVPPEPTPAPGGPRGEQPGVDVVTALSRVH from the coding sequence TTGCCGGCGCCATCAAGTAGCTCGCACCCGGCGGGCGGACGCGGCCCCTCCCACCCGGAGGAGCTGCGCCGCAAGCTGACCTGGCTCATCGCCTTCCGGCTCGTGGCCACCAGCCTGTCGCTGGTGGCCATCGTCCTGCGGCTGCTCGCCCAGACGCCCGCGGAGCCGGACCGGGGCGACTGGTTCGCCTTCTCCATCATCGGGTTCATCTACCTGCTCTCGCTCGTCACCGCGGTGGCGGTGCGGCGCGGGCGCTGGACGCTGCCGGCGGTCATCACCCAGGTGCTGGGGGACCTGGTCATCGCCACGGTCCTCGTCGTGCTCACCGGCGGCGGGGACTCCCCCTTCACCTTCACCTACTCGCTGGCGGTCATCAGCGGCGCCATCCTGCTGGAGCGGCGCGGCGCGCTGGCGCTGGCGGCGGCCGGCTCGGTCATCTACGCGGGGGTCGTGCTGGGCTTGTACGAGGGCCTGGGGGAGCCCGTCCTCAGCCGGCGCGCCCCGTTCCTGCTCGTCTCCCACGTCCTCGCGCTGTTCCTCGTGGCCGTGCTGGCCGGCTACCTCAGCCGGCAGCTGTCGGCGGCGGGCGGCGCGCTGTCCGCCAAGGAGAAGGACCTGCACCGCCTGGAGACGCTCCAGGCGCAGATTCTGGCCTGCATGCCCTCCGGGCTCGTCACCTGCGACGCGAAGGGGCAGGTCACCTTCGTCAACCACGCGGCCGGCGCCATCCTCGGCATCGACGTGGAGAAGGGGCGGGAGCGGATGCTGGAGGAGCTGTTGCCCGGGGCGCTGCACCTGGGGCGGCGCACCAGCCGGCGCGAGCTGACCGTGCGCACGCCCGCGGGGGAGCGCATCCTCGGGCTGAGCACCACGCCGCTGGAGGACGAGCGCGAGGGCGCGCTGCTCATCGTCTTCCAGGACCTGACGGAGCTGCGGCGCATGGAGGACGGGCTGCGGCGGGCGGACCGGCTGGCGGCGCTGGGAACGATGTCCGCGCAGCTCGCGCATGAAATCCGCAACCCGCTGGCCGCCATGAAGGGCTCCGCCCAGCTGCTGGGGCAGGACCGCACGGCGGACGCCGCGACGGTGAAGCTCACCGGCGTGCTGGTGCGGGAGGCGGACCGGCTGTCGCGGCTGGTGGAGGACTTCCTGCGCTTCGCGCGGCCGCCCACGCCCTCGCGGCGGGAGGTGCGGCTGGACCAGCTGGTGGCGGAGACCATGGAGATGCTCCGCGGCGACCCGCTGGCCCGTGACGTCCGGCTGGAGGTGGGCACGGGCGAGGCGCCGGTGGACGTCCGGGTGGACCCGGACCAGCTCCAGCAGGTGCTCCTCAACCTGGCGCGCAACGCGCTGCAGGCCACCGGGGCGCAGGGCCTGGTGCGCGTGGAGGTGGCGCGCTCGGACGGCGAGGTGGTGCTCAAGGTGTGGAACTCCGGCGCGCCCATTCCCCGCACGGACCTGCCCCGCCTCTTCGAGCCCTTCTTCACCACTCGAGAGGGCGGCACCGGCCTGGGACTGGCGTCCGCGCACTCCATCATCCGCGCACACGGAGGCGACATCCGGGTCCATTCGGAGGAGGGCGCGGGCACGGAGTTCGCCGTCATCCTGCCCGTCCAGGCCGCGGGCTCCCCAGGCTCCTCGCTCTCTGGGCCCGTACCGCCCGAGCCCACCCCCGCCCCTGGCGGCCCTCGGGGCGAGCAGCCGGGTGTCGACGTCGTGACGGCGCTCTCCCGGGTGCACTGA
- a CDS encoding sigma-54-dependent transcriptional regulator, whose amino-acid sequence MHILVVDDEPSMRDVLEVLFTRAGFQVTCAGSVRDASAALAKAPVDLVLTDMKLGSGSGMEVLRSARALKDAPEVIVITAFGTAASAVEAMREGAYHYICKPFDNEELRLLVQKALEKRTLRQENLTLRAQLLPGAGMLAVGRSARMQTVMGLVEKVASTRTTVLIYGESGTGKELIARALHLRSPRAGHPFLPVNCAALSEGVLESELFGHVKGAFTGATSDRAGLLAAAGEGTVLLDEIGEVPPATQVKLLRVLQERKVKPVGSSQEVPFQARLVAATNRNLDAEVKAGRFREDLLYRLNVITLELPPLRERAEDIPLLARHFLARLVEEVGRPGLHFTPEALDILQRYPWPGNVRQLQNIVERAVALSDGDALGPDTLPATLRGEPTAPTGDVQLPAGFNLERFLDDSERRYLLAALKRTDGVKTRAAELLGLSFRSFRYRLAKHGLVDELDEVRES is encoded by the coding sequence ATGCACATTCTGGTGGTGGATGACGAGCCGTCGATGCGCGACGTGCTCGAGGTGCTCTTCACGCGGGCGGGCTTCCAGGTGACGTGCGCGGGCAGCGTACGGGATGCGAGCGCCGCGCTGGCGAAGGCGCCCGTGGACCTCGTGCTCACCGACATGAAGCTCGGCAGCGGCAGCGGCATGGAGGTGCTGCGCAGCGCGCGGGCCCTGAAGGACGCGCCCGAGGTCATCGTCATCACCGCCTTCGGCACGGCGGCCTCGGCGGTGGAGGCCATGCGGGAGGGCGCCTACCACTACATCTGCAAGCCCTTCGACAACGAGGAGCTCCGGCTGCTCGTGCAGAAGGCGCTGGAGAAGCGCACCCTCCGGCAGGAGAACCTGACGCTGCGCGCGCAGCTGCTGCCCGGGGCCGGCATGCTCGCCGTGGGCCGCAGCGCGCGCATGCAGACCGTCATGGGCCTGGTGGAGAAGGTCGCCTCCACGCGCACCACCGTCCTCATCTACGGCGAGAGCGGCACCGGCAAGGAGCTGATTGCCCGCGCGCTGCACCTCAGGAGCCCCCGCGCCGGGCACCCCTTCCTGCCCGTCAACTGCGCCGCGCTCTCCGAGGGCGTGCTGGAGAGCGAGCTGTTCGGCCACGTGAAGGGAGCCTTCACCGGGGCCACCAGCGACAGGGCCGGGCTGCTCGCGGCGGCGGGGGAGGGCACGGTGCTGCTGGACGAGATTGGCGAGGTGCCGCCCGCCACCCAGGTGAAGCTCCTGCGCGTGCTCCAGGAGCGAAAGGTGAAGCCGGTGGGCAGCAGCCAGGAGGTGCCCTTCCAGGCCCGCCTCGTCGCCGCCACCAACCGCAACCTCGACGCCGAGGTGAAGGCCGGCCGCTTCCGGGAAGACCTGCTCTACCGCCTCAACGTCATCACCCTGGAGCTGCCGCCGCTGCGCGAGCGCGCGGAGGACATCCCCCTGCTGGCCAGGCACTTCCTGGCGCGGCTGGTGGAGGAGGTGGGGCGGCCCGGACTGCACTTCACCCCCGAGGCGCTCGACATCCTCCAGCGCTACCCGTGGCCCGGCAACGTGCGCCAGCTGCAGAACATCGTCGAGCGGGCCGTCGCCCTGTCGGACGGAGACGCGCTCGGGCCGGACACCCTGCCGGCCACGCTGCGCGGCGAGCCCACCGCCCCCACCGGCGACGTGCAGCTGCCCGCCGGCTTCAACCTGGAGCGCTTCCTCGACGACAGCGAGCGGCGCTACCTCCTGGCCGCCCTCAAGCGCACCGACGGCGTGAAGACGCGCGCCGCGGAGCTGCTCGGCCTGTCCTTCCGCTCGTTCCGCTACCGGCTCGCCAAGCATGGCCTCGTCGATGAACTCGATGAGGTCCGGGAGTCCTGA
- a CDS encoding prepilin-type N-terminal cleavage/methylation domain-containing protein, whose product MRVSRFNPRNRGFTLIELMIVVAIIGILAAIAIPNFIKFQARSKQGEAKSNLKGLFTAQKSYFQEKDRYSGLAGAIGFAPERGNRYAYVISAAVPAGSGAVPQDRSVAAIPNTANHIIQVDTFKFQFMPDGITQTLPNPPMTVNGGLPNAAGLYQNAGTSHFLHTAVGNIDNDVTAGLGYDQWFIASQSVGGVAPSACNAFQPDELNAAEGLPYNMNNDVECQ is encoded by the coding sequence ATGCGCGTCTCCCGCTTCAACCCCCGCAACCGCGGCTTTACCCTCATCGAGCTGATGATCGTCGTCGCCATCATCGGCATCCTGGCGGCCATCGCCATCCCGAACTTCATCAAGTTCCAGGCGCGCTCCAAGCAGGGTGAGGCGAAGTCCAACCTCAAGGGTCTGTTCACCGCCCAGAAGTCCTACTTCCAGGAGAAGGACCGCTACTCCGGTCTGGCCGGCGCCATCGGCTTCGCCCCCGAGCGCGGCAACCGCTACGCCTATGTGATCTCCGCCGCGGTTCCCGCGGGCTCCGGCGCCGTCCCCCAGGACCGCTCCGTCGCGGCCATTCCCAACACGGCGAACCACATCATCCAGGTCGACACGTTCAAGTTCCAGTTCATGCCGGACGGCATCACGCAGACCCTGCCCAACCCCCCGATGACGGTGAACGGCGGCCTGCCGAACGCGGCCGGTCTGTACCAGAACGCGGGCACCTCGCACTTCCTGCACACCGCCGTGGGTAACATCGACAACGATGTGACCGCCGGTCTCGGGTACGACCAGTGGTTCATCGCCTCGCAGTCGGTGGGCGGTGTCGCCCCGTCCGCGTGCAACGCCTTCCAGCCGGACGAGCTGAACGCGGCCGAGGGCCTGCCGTACAACATGAACAACGACGTCGAGTGCCAGTAA
- a CDS encoding tetratricopeptide repeat protein, whose translation MAAASMSSRLLWSLVLALSATLCVVLATPPVRPGRQGHLPPLLPRLEVVRAVGAPIHHLVTDYFWIQTIQAVGKANTRHEYRDIYAYADLVTELDPKFRQVYLFAGIAIPFHARGGKWFNTEESTQLLEKGLRNFPDHVYLRIMLAYNLSTFHRQYERAAKIIEEAAKLPDAPEYLAGLATRLHAQAGNFDAGLDFARSLAQSSDEPETRELFERRVKELELERELSRVDAAVQAYRQREGRLPSGLPDLVRAGDLPRVPEDPLGGVIQLDEEGRSHSTAQEKRLTDFARANMEEAP comes from the coding sequence ATGGCCGCCGCCTCTATGTCGAGCCGCCTCCTCTGGTCCCTCGTTCTTGCCCTGTCCGCGACGCTGTGCGTGGTGCTCGCCACGCCCCCGGTGCGTCCCGGCCGGCAGGGCCACCTCCCCCCGCTGCTTCCCCGGCTGGAAGTGGTGCGCGCGGTGGGGGCCCCCATCCACCACCTCGTCACGGACTACTTCTGGATTCAGACCATCCAGGCGGTGGGCAAGGCCAACACCCGTCACGAGTACCGTGACATCTACGCCTACGCGGACCTGGTGACGGAGCTCGACCCCAAGTTCCGTCAGGTCTACCTCTTCGCGGGTATCGCCATCCCGTTCCATGCGCGGGGCGGCAAGTGGTTCAACACGGAGGAGTCGACGCAGCTGCTGGAGAAGGGCCTGCGCAACTTTCCGGACCACGTCTACCTGCGCATCATGCTGGCCTACAACCTGAGCACCTTCCATCGCCAGTACGAGCGGGCTGCGAAGATCATCGAGGAGGCCGCGAAGCTGCCGGACGCCCCCGAGTACCTGGCGGGCCTGGCGACGCGGCTGCATGCGCAGGCCGGCAACTTCGACGCGGGCCTCGACTTCGCGCGCTCCCTGGCGCAGTCCTCCGACGAGCCGGAGACGCGGGAGCTCTTCGAGCGCCGGGTGAAGGAGCTGGAGCTGGAGCGGGAGCTCAGCCGGGTCGACGCGGCCGTCCAGGCCTACCGCCAGCGCGAGGGCCGCCTGCCTTCGGGACTCCCGGACCTGGTGAGGGCGGGTGACCTGCCACGCGTGCCGGAGGACCCGCTGGGCGGCGTCATCCAGCTGGATGAGGAAGGCCGGAGCCACTCGACGGCCCAGGAGAAGCGATTGACCGACTTCGCGCGAGCGAACATGGAGGAAGCGCCGTGA
- a CDS encoding ABC transporter ATP-binding protein translates to MSSSLPIDVRGLSKTYRLGFWMNRQVRALQGLDLEVQPGQVYGLLGPNGAGKSTTIKILMNLVQASVGEARLFGLPPTDEEARRQVGFLPENPAPYEYLTGVELVTLAGQLAGLSGHELDQRVKEVIGMVEMERAAKLQIRRYSKGMIQRISLAQAIVNRPKLLILDEPTSGLDPVGRRQVRDLILAERQRGTTILFCTHIISDVEALCERVVVLVGGRRVREGSVRELLSGQAPVVEMTVEGLSLGQLQGFGHELTYAQDFGDRVLLRTGNEAAQSLLQQALLHGGRVTQVQPTRYSLEDLFLDALKEAKHGTVGGEIS, encoded by the coding sequence GTGAGCAGCAGCCTGCCTATCGACGTCCGAGGGCTCTCCAAGACGTACCGACTGGGCTTCTGGATGAACCGTCAGGTCCGGGCGCTCCAGGGGTTGGACCTGGAGGTGCAGCCCGGCCAGGTCTACGGGCTGCTCGGTCCGAACGGCGCGGGCAAGTCCACCACCATCAAGATCCTCATGAACCTGGTGCAGGCGTCCGTCGGCGAGGCCCGCCTCTTCGGCCTGCCGCCCACGGATGAGGAGGCGCGGCGGCAGGTGGGCTTCCTCCCGGAGAACCCCGCGCCCTACGAGTACCTGACGGGAGTGGAGCTGGTGACACTGGCGGGGCAGCTGGCGGGGCTGAGCGGCCACGAGCTGGACCAGCGGGTGAAGGAAGTCATTGGCATGGTGGAGATGGAGCGCGCCGCGAAGCTCCAGATTCGCCGCTACTCCAAGGGCATGATTCAGCGCATCAGCCTGGCGCAGGCCATCGTCAACCGGCCGAAGCTGCTCATCCTGGACGAGCCCACGTCGGGCCTGGACCCGGTGGGCCGCCGTCAGGTGAGAGACCTCATCCTCGCCGAGCGTCAGCGGGGGACGACCATCCTCTTCTGCACGCACATCATCTCGGACGTGGAGGCGCTCTGCGAGCGGGTGGTGGTGCTGGTGGGCGGCCGGCGGGTGCGCGAGGGCAGCGTGCGGGAGCTACTGTCGGGTCAGGCGCCCGTGGTGGAGATGACGGTGGAGGGGCTGTCGCTGGGACAGCTCCAGGGGTTCGGCCACGAGCTCACGTACGCGCAGGACTTCGGGGACCGGGTGCTCTTGCGCACCGGCAACGAGGCCGCGCAGTCCCTGCTTCAGCAGGCGCTCCTGCACGGAGGGCGGGTGACGCAGGTGCAGCCGACCCGCTACTCGCTGGAGGACCTGTTCCTCGACGCCCTCAAGGAGGCGAAGCACGGCACGGTAGGAGGAGAGATTTCATGA
- a CDS encoding ABC transporter permease produces the protein MIREFGALTLNGFREARRNRVSVVVAVFTLGLLLASTLVTNVTVYTFQRVLSDVGLGAMCLTLVLLAIFLSSGLLSREIERRTIFLIVSKPISRALFIVGRLAGNMLTLAVLLLAMSVVFFLQVALYGVPVTTPQVVAAGMLWVELLVISSVGFALSSFASQLVSAVVTTGVYFAGHLSADIYNLATRSNSLAIQWLGKGVYYVLPNLARLNFRPQAAYDVVTPAMDIVKSAAYGVGYAGVMVALAVFIFSRRDFK, from the coding sequence ATGATTCGCGAGTTCGGTGCGCTCACGCTCAATGGGTTCCGCGAGGCGCGGCGCAACCGCGTCAGCGTCGTGGTGGCGGTCTTCACGCTCGGCCTGCTGCTGGCGTCCACGCTCGTCACCAACGTCACGGTCTACACGTTCCAGCGGGTGCTGTCGGACGTGGGGCTGGGGGCCATGTGCCTCACCCTGGTGCTGCTGGCCATCTTCCTGTCCAGTGGCCTGCTCAGCCGCGAAATCGAGCGGCGGACCATCTTCCTCATCGTCTCCAAGCCCATCTCCCGCGCGCTGTTCATCGTCGGGCGGCTGGCCGGCAACATGCTGACGCTGGCGGTGCTGCTGCTGGCCATGTCGGTGGTGTTCTTCCTCCAGGTGGCGCTCTACGGGGTGCCCGTCACCACGCCCCAGGTGGTGGCCGCGGGCATGCTCTGGGTGGAGCTGCTGGTCATCTCCAGCGTGGGCTTCGCGCTGTCCAGCTTCGCCAGCCAGCTCGTCTCGGCGGTGGTGACCACGGGCGTGTACTTCGCGGGCCACCTGTCGGCGGACATCTACAACCTGGCGACCCGCTCGAACTCCCTCGCCATCCAGTGGCTGGGCAAGGGCGTCTACTACGTCCTCCCCAACCTGGCCCGGCTCAACTTCCGGCCCCAGGCGGCGTATGACGTGGTGACGCCGGCAATGGACATCGTGAAGTCGGCGGCCTATGGAGTCGGCTACGCGGGGGTGATGGTGGCGCTCGCCGTCTTCATCTTCAGCCGGCGCGACTTCAAGTGA
- a CDS encoding prepilin peptidase: MVEGFFAAWLFVTGLVVGSFLNVVIARVPLEQSIVRPRSRCPKCGHVLAWYENIPLVSWMALRARCRGCATPISIRYPLVELLTGLLWFACLRRFGWTYELAPALVLVTLLVPLTFIDLDHWILPRSITVSGMFAGLVLAWPRGLDAFWDAVWGLVVGFLAFRLMEYVGWKFFKKEALGAGDKYLVAMLGAFLSWRALLGILLFASLQGAVVGILMLALTGRAGPRGEATEGPEGSDGEAPAGEEPPLTMTWEFTKPGLPLWQRLLLVPVCLLLQPIPDAPLDEEGEEEDWVPDRTSIPFGPWLALAGLEVLLLGPWLSRVLPPEIGLMLGAG, from the coding sequence ATGGTGGAAGGCTTCTTCGCCGCCTGGCTGTTCGTCACCGGCCTGGTCGTGGGCAGTTTCCTCAACGTCGTCATCGCGCGGGTGCCGCTGGAGCAGAGCATCGTCCGCCCGCGCTCGCGCTGCCCGAAGTGCGGGCACGTCCTCGCCTGGTACGAGAACATCCCGCTCGTGTCGTGGATGGCGCTGCGGGCGCGCTGCCGCGGCTGCGCCACCCCCATCTCCATCCGCTACCCGCTGGTGGAGCTGCTCACGGGGCTGCTGTGGTTCGCGTGCCTGCGCCGCTTCGGCTGGACGTACGAGCTCGCCCCGGCGCTGGTGCTCGTCACCCTGCTGGTGCCGCTCACCTTCATCGACCTGGACCACTGGATACTGCCGCGCTCCATCACCGTGTCCGGCATGTTCGCCGGGCTGGTGCTGGCCTGGCCCCGGGGGCTGGACGCGTTCTGGGACGCGGTGTGGGGGCTCGTGGTGGGCTTCCTGGCCTTCCGGCTGATGGAGTACGTGGGCTGGAAGTTCTTCAAGAAAGAGGCGCTCGGCGCGGGGGACAAGTACCTCGTCGCCATGCTGGGGGCCTTCCTCTCCTGGCGCGCGCTGCTCGGCATCCTCCTCTTCGCCTCGCTGCAGGGCGCGGTGGTGGGCATCCTGATGCTGGCCCTGACGGGCCGGGCGGGGCCGCGCGGGGAGGCGACGGAAGGCCCCGAGGGCTCGGACGGCGAGGCGCCCGCCGGTGAGGAGCCGCCGCTCACCATGACGTGGGAGTTCACGAAGCCCGGCCTGCCGCTGTGGCAGCGGCTGCTGCTGGTGCCGGTGTGCCTGCTGCTCCAGCCCATCCCCGACGCGCCCCTGGACGAGGAGGGGGAGGAGGAGGACTGGGTGCCGGACCGCACCAGCATCCCCTTCGGCCCGTGGCTGGCGCTGGCGGGGCTGGAGGTGCTGCTGCTGGGCCCGTGGCTGTCGCGGGTGCTGCCGCCGGAAATCGGCCTGATGCTGGGCGCCGGATGA